The Dehalococcoidia bacterium genome has a window encoding:
- a CDS encoding DUF72 domain-containing protein — MQKEQRPPLLLIGCCGWPLARPRYYQAFPIVELQETFYDPPPLERAQRLRREAPAGFAFSLKAWQVVTHPATSPTYRRLRRALAAEEAAQAGLFRPTETVWRAWERTRELAEALDAFAIVFQCPPSFGPEEANVENLRRFFRAVQRGRWLLAWEPRGRWPPELVTSLCRELDLVHVVDPFHARPVYGACAYFRLHGRGGYRYRYSDEELARLLAICREELEQGRRPVYVLFNNTQMGEDAARFRALARAGGLA; from the coding sequence ATGCAGAAGGAGCAAAGGCCCCCTCTGCTCCTGATAGGCTGCTGCGGCTGGCCCCTGGCCCGCCCTCGCTATTACCAGGCGTTCCCCATCGTGGAGCTACAGGAGACGTTCTACGATCCCCCTCCCCTGGAGCGGGCGCAGAGGCTGCGACGGGAGGCGCCTGCAGGGTTCGCCTTCTCCCTCAAGGCCTGGCAAGTGGTGACACACCCCGCCACCAGCCCCACTTACCGCCGCCTGCGCCGCGCCCTGGCCGCTGAGGAGGCGGCCCAGGCGGGCCTCTTCCGGCCGACGGAGACGGTATGGCGGGCCTGGGAGCGGACGCGGGAGCTGGCCGAGGCCCTGGACGCCTTCGCCATCGTCTTTCAGTGCCCGCCCAGCTTCGGGCCGGAGGAGGCCAACGTGGAAAACCTGCGGCGCTTCTTCCGCGCCGTCCAGCGGGGCCGCTGGCTGCTGGCCTGGGAGCCTCGGGGCCGCTGGCCGCCCGAGCTGGTGACCTCCCTCTGTCGGGAGCTGGACCTCGTGCACGTGGTGGACCCCTTCCACGCGCGACCCGTCTACGGCGCCTGTGCCTATTTCCGCCTCCACGGGCGCGGCGGCTACCGCTACCGCTACAGCGATGAGGAGCTTGCCCGGTTGCTGGCCATCTGCCGCGAGGAGCTGGAGCAGGGTCGCCGACCTGTATACGTCCTGTTCAACAACACGCAGATGGGCGAGGACGCGGCGCGCTTCCGCGCGCTGGCCCGTGCGGGGGGCCTGGCCTAG
- a CDS encoding sodium-translocating pyrophosphatase, whose product MELVWIVPVGGLAGVLFAAWLAWDVLRRDQGTPQMREVAAMIFEGANAFMRRQYLTIGLLSFVVAAIVGLLVGYFDEDAEMGLLTAIAFLVGAFCSALAGFIGMYVAVRANVRTASAATRSLREAIAVSLRGGAVSGFLIVALSLLGVAGIFGLYSRGLGHPIEEAPFLIVGFGFGASFVALFAQLGGGIYTKAADMGADLVGKVEAGIPEDDPRNAAVVADLVGDNVGDCAGRGADLFESTAAENIGAMILGVAIFGLTGREEWILFPLVVRAFGLIATIVGVSAVPLFTRENQDPMTPLNYAYWLIVALSAGFMALVTHVMMADQWHWFFAAGLVGIVTSILFVYITQYYTAGNWRPVREIVRACLTGPATNIVTGTAVGFETTAATAIVIGAALVTSFILGEQSGLPNGGIYGTAVATMGMLMSAAYVLSMDTFGPITDNANGIVEMAGAPPQSRQITDALDAVGNTTKALTKGYAMGSAGLAAFLLFSAFLDKVKEKLIETGQPLPDGRVITSLTDPLPIDLSGVGVFVAGLLGVMLVFLFSSLAIRSVGQAASAIIEEVRRQFREKPGIMAGTERPDYGRAVDITTRAALKGMVAPGLLAVGMPVVVGVVFRALHEAGWIVDTGPQAVAGLLMVGTIGGIILATFLNNVGGAWDNAKKYIEAGYLRLPAEEARRLGVAVPGSNPGHNPATEELVVVGKGSEPHKAAVVGDTVGDPFKDTAGPSLHVLVKLLSTVTLVLAPLFIS is encoded by the coding sequence ATGGAGCTGGTCTGGATAGTGCCCGTGGGCGGTCTGGCCGGCGTCCTCTTCGCCGCCTGGCTGGCCTGGGACGTCCTGCGGCGCGACCAGGGGACGCCCCAGATGCGGGAAGTGGCGGCTATGATCTTCGAGGGCGCCAACGCCTTCATGCGCCGCCAGTACCTCACCATCGGCCTCCTCTCCTTCGTGGTGGCGGCCATCGTCGGCCTTCTGGTGGGGTACTTCGACGAGGACGCCGAGATGGGCCTGCTGACGGCCATCGCCTTCCTGGTGGGGGCCTTCTGCTCGGCCCTGGCCGGCTTCATCGGCATGTACGTGGCGGTGCGGGCCAACGTGCGCACAGCCTCGGCAGCCACCCGCAGCCTGCGAGAGGCCATCGCCGTGTCGCTGCGGGGCGGGGCCGTCTCGGGCTTCCTCATCGTGGCCCTGAGCCTGTTGGGGGTGGCCGGCATCTTCGGCCTCTACAGCCGGGGGCTGGGGCACCCCATCGAGGAGGCCCCCTTCCTGATCGTCGGCTTCGGGTTCGGGGCCAGCTTCGTGGCCCTCTTCGCCCAGCTGGGCGGCGGTATCTACACCAAGGCTGCCGACATGGGCGCCGACCTGGTGGGAAAGGTGGAGGCGGGCATCCCCGAGGACGACCCGCGCAACGCGGCAGTGGTGGCCGACCTGGTGGGCGACAATGTGGGCGACTGCGCCGGCCGTGGCGCCGACCTTTTCGAGTCCACCGCCGCCGAGAACATCGGCGCCATGATCCTGGGCGTGGCCATCTTCGGCCTCACGGGCCGAGAGGAGTGGATCCTGTTCCCGCTGGTGGTGCGGGCCTTCGGTCTCATTGCCACCATCGTCGGCGTCTCGGCGGTGCCCCTCTTCACCCGGGAGAACCAGGACCCCATGACCCCCCTGAACTACGCCTACTGGCTCATAGTGGCCCTTTCGGCGGGCTTCATGGCCCTGGTGACCCACGTGATGATGGCCGACCAGTGGCACTGGTTCTTCGCCGCTGGCCTGGTGGGCATCGTCACCAGCATCCTGTTCGTCTATATCACCCAGTACTACACCGCTGGCAACTGGCGGCCGGTGCGGGAGATCGTGCGCGCCTGCCTGACGGGGCCGGCCACCAACATCGTCACCGGCACGGCGGTAGGGTTCGAGACGACGGCAGCCACGGCCATCGTCATCGGCGCCGCCCTGGTGACCTCCTTCATTCTGGGCGAACAGTCGGGGCTGCCCAACGGTGGCATCTACGGCACGGCGGTGGCCACCATGGGCATGCTCATGTCGGCGGCCTATGTGCTGTCCATGGACACTTTCGGACCCATCACCGACAACGCCAACGGCATCGTGGAGATGGCCGGAGCGCCGCCCCAGTCGCGCCAGATAACGGATGCCCTGGACGCCGTGGGCAACACCACCAAGGCCCTGACCAAGGGTTACGCCATGGGCTCGGCCGGCCTGGCCGCCTTCCTGCTCTTCAGCGCCTTCCTCGATAAGGTCAAGGAGAAGCTCATCGAGACGGGGCAGCCCCTGCCCGACGGCCGCGTCATCACCAGCCTCACGGACCCGCTGCCCATCGACCTATCGGGGGTGGGCGTGTTCGTGGCCGGCCTGCTGGGGGTGATGCTGGTCTTCCTGTTCAGCAGCCTGGCCATTCGCTCGGTGGGGCAGGCCGCCAGCGCCATCATCGAGGAGGTGCGCCGTCAGTTCCGCGAGAAGCCCGGCATCATGGCCGGCACCGAGCGCCCCGACTACGGTCGGGCGGTGGACATCACCACCCGCGCCGCCCTGAAGGGCATGGTGGCCCCCGGGCTACTGGCGGTGGGCATGCCGGTGGTGGTGGGCGTGGTCTTCCGCGCCCTGCACGAGGCCGGCTGGATCGTCGACACTGGCCCCCAGGCCGTGGCCGGCCTGCTGATGGTGGGCACCATCGGCGGCATCATCCTGGCCACCTTCCTGAACAACGTGGGCGGCGCCTGGGACAACGCCAAGAAGTACATCGAGGCCGGCTACCTGCGCCTGCCGGCCGAGGAGGCGAGGCGGCTGGGAGTGGCCGTGCCCGGCTCCAACCCGGGCCACAACCCGGCCACCGAGGAGCTGGTGGTGGTAGGCAAGGGGTCGGAGCCTCACAAGGCAGCAGTGGTGGGCGACACGGTGGGCGACCCCTTCAAGGACACGGCAGGGCCCTCCCTGCACGTGCTGGTGAAGCTGCTGTCCACCGTCACCCTCGTGCTAGCGCCCCTGTTCATCAGCTAG
- a CDS encoding cyclic-di-AMP receptor codes for MQPTKLILIIAADVDADRLMHLLGERGIPVTKLSSSGGFLRRGNTTLLSGVEEERVEEVLELVRRECRARTELVPIQALPFPDVALPAGPVEVRVGGAVVFVLPVEHFEKT; via the coding sequence ATGCAGCCTACCAAGCTGATCCTCATCATCGCCGCCGACGTCGATGCCGACCGTCTGATGCACCTGCTGGGCGAGAGAGGGATTCCCGTCACCAAGCTCAGCTCCAGCGGGGGCTTCCTGCGGCGGGGCAACACCACCCTCCTCTCGGGGGTGGAGGAGGAGCGGGTGGAGGAGGTGCTGGAGCTGGTGCGCAGGGAGTGTCGCGCCCGCACCGAGCTAGTGCCCATCCAGGCGCTTCCCTTCCCCGACGTGGCACTGCCCGCAGGCCCGGTGGAGGTTCGGGTAGGCGGGGCAGTGGTGTTCGTCTTGCCGGTGGAGCACTTCGAAAAGACCTAG
- a CDS encoding alpha/beta fold hydrolase, whose product MSPLALGAGIGLGLATGTVVSAGWRWVRPLRWPDPPSLEGEEFCFPSLDGTPLRGIWLQGQHGRTALILCHGYFRSLAEPYDIGLFLHRSGYHVLLFDFRACGKSGGRYTTLGAKEVLDVLAAVRQALARGAERVALLGISMGASASIMAAAREPRVAAVIADSPYADLAGLLSHRLRTVLPLSPLRPLGRASMRLGELLAAFRVGEVRPADFVGAIAPRPLLLIYGEKDSFVPPEQREELWRRAGEPKERWTAPGSDHAMARLDYPERYRELVQAFLHKHLS is encoded by the coding sequence TTGTCCCCCCTGGCCCTGGGGGCGGGCATAGGCCTTGGCCTGGCCACAGGCACCGTGGTCAGCGCCGGCTGGCGCTGGGTGCGGCCCCTGCGCTGGCCGGACCCTCCTTCTTTAGAGGGGGAGGAGTTCTGCTTCCCCAGCCTGGACGGCACGCCCTTGCGGGGCATCTGGCTGCAGGGACAGCACGGCCGCACCGCCCTGATCCTCTGCCATGGCTACTTCCGCAGCCTGGCCGAGCCTTACGACATAGGACTTTTCCTCCATCGCTCGGGCTACCACGTGCTGCTGTTCGATTTCCGTGCCTGTGGCAAGAGTGGCGGCCGTTACACCACTCTCGGTGCCAAGGAGGTGTTGGACGTGCTGGCGGCGGTGCGGCAGGCCCTTGCCCGGGGCGCCGAGCGGGTGGCCCTGCTGGGCATCTCCATGGGGGCGTCGGCCTCCATCATGGCGGCAGCGCGGGAACCGAGGGTGGCCGCGGTGATCGCCGACTCGCCCTATGCCGACCTGGCGGGCCTGCTGTCGCACCGCCTGCGCACGGTGCTGCCCCTTTCGCCGTTACGGCCTCTGGGTCGGGCCAGCATGCGGTTGGGGGAGTTGCTGGCCGCCTTCCGCGTCGGCGAGGTGCGGCCCGCTGACTTCGTGGGCGCCATCGCTCCGCGGCCCTTGCTGCTCATCTACGGCGAGAAGGACTCCTTCGTGCCGCCCGAGCAAAGGGAGGAGCTTTGGCGAAGGGCGGGGGAACCCAAGGAGCGGTGGACAGCCCCCGGGAGCGACCACGCCATGGCCCGCCTGGACTATCCCGAGCGCTACCGGGAGCTGGTGCAGGCCTTCCTCCACAAACACCTTTCGTGA
- a CDS encoding helix-turn-helix domain-containing protein: MPRLGELLEQKRLERGLSLEDVERATRIPLKYLVALEREDFSQLPPPVYARGFVRSYASYLGLNPREVLTLMPLQEEEEIRLRPLTRVERPRPLSGSAVGLVAVLAAIALALAAVVGLGREGPAALGPNSPSAQLRSGTVPQLVGKDMAQAAAELESRNLDYVLVAMDSGQAPDGRVVAQLPGPGQRASSGQPVVLVVEGR, from the coding sequence ATGCCGAGGTTGGGAGAGCTACTGGAGCAGAAGCGTCTCGAAAGGGGCCTCTCCCTGGAGGATGTCGAGCGGGCCACCCGCATACCCCTCAAATACCTGGTGGCCCTGGAAAGGGAGGACTTCTCCCAACTGCCGCCCCCTGTCTACGCCCGAGGCTTCGTCCGTAGCTACGCCTCCTACCTGGGCCTCAATCCCAGGGAGGTCCTCACCCTCATGCCGCTGCAGGAAGAGGAGGAGATAAGGCTTCGCCCTCTGACGCGGGTGGAGAGGCCCCGACCTCTGTCCGGCAGCGCCGTGGGACTGGTGGCCGTTCTGGCGGCCATCGCCCTCGCCCTGGCGGCGGTGGTGGGCCTGGGCCGAGAGGGCCCGGCCGCCCTGGGCCCCAACTCCCCCTCGGCCCAGCTGCGGTCGGGCACGGTGCCCCAGCTGGTGGGGAAGGACATGGCACAGGCGGCCGCCGAACTGGAATCGCGGAACCTGGACTATGTACTGGTGGCCATGGACAGTGGGCAGGCGCCCGATGGCCGCGTGGTAGCCCAGCTGCCGGGACCGGGCCAGCGCGCCAGCTCCGGGCAGCCCGTGGTGCTGGTGGTAGAAGGCCGCTGA
- a CDS encoding YihY/virulence factor BrkB family protein yields the protein MALRLRSLAPLRTLVRLLLTAARSHSRHGCSLLAAAISYYVMFSLFPLIIFAAGMAALVLRDPDLQRRAIDSILEALPLSPTEGRQDLEELFRAISGPTSGGIGLLGLLGSAWSASNMLAAVRRSLDVVFEAQSRPLVRAKLTDFAAMAALGLLLLASIALSLSLSLAQQALEGEGAAGVVMDVLLLALSYLLPLGVSLAAFLFLFAWVPAVRPSWRQALPGAVVAALLFEAAKNVFGLYVRNFANFDVVFGSLGAVAAFLFWVYLSATIMLYGAEVVAATRKEEEMA from the coding sequence ATGGCCCTGCGCCTGCGCAGCCTGGCCCCCCTCCGCACCCTCGTCCGCCTCCTGCTGACCGCCGCCCGGAGCCACTCCCGCCATGGCTGCTCCCTGCTGGCTGCAGCCATCTCCTATTATGTCATGTTTTCGCTCTTCCCGCTCATCATCTTCGCTGCCGGAATGGCCGCCCTGGTCTTGCGCGACCCTGACCTGCAGCGTCGGGCCATCGACTCCATTCTGGAGGCGCTGCCCCTCAGCCCCACAGAGGGACGGCAGGACCTGGAGGAGCTGTTCCGGGCCATCAGTGGGCCCACCAGCGGTGGCATAGGCCTGCTGGGGCTGCTGGGCTCCGCCTGGAGCGCCAGCAACATGCTGGCGGCGGTGCGTCGCAGCCTGGACGTGGTCTTCGAGGCGCAGTCACGTCCGCTGGTGAGGGCCAAGCTAACGGATTTCGCGGCCATGGCCGCCCTGGGCCTGCTATTGCTGGCGTCCATCGCCCTCAGCCTGTCGCTGTCCCTGGCCCAGCAGGCGCTGGAGGGAGAGGGGGCGGCAGGGGTCGTCATGGACGTCCTGCTGCTGGCCCTCTCCTATTTGCTACCCCTGGGGGTATCCCTGGCCGCCTTTCTGTTCCTGTTCGCGTGGGTGCCGGCCGTCAGGCCGTCATGGCGGCAGGCGCTGCCGGGGGCGGTGGTGGCTGCCTTGCTGTTCGAGGCGGCCAAAAACGTCTTCGGCCTCTACGTGCGCAACTTCGCCAACTTCGATGTCGTGTTCGGCTCCCTGGGCGCGGTGGCAGCCTTCCTGTTCTGGGTGTATCTGAGCGCTACCATCATGCTCTATGGGGCCGAGGTCGTGGCGGCGACCAGGAAAGAAGAAGAGATGGCCTAG
- the ileS gene encoding isoleucine--tRNA ligase: protein MSRGQPLFQPVSSRVSFPQLEQEILRFWKERDIFRKSVEGRPADRQFTFYEGPPYANASPGIHHVLARVFKDVIVRYKTMRGYRVPRRAGWDTHGLPAELEVEKQLGITTKAEIEEKYGIAEFNRRCRENVMRYLKEWEALTERIAFWLDLENAYVTYRNEYIESCWWIVKQLWERGLVYQDYRSVPHCPRCGTALSDHEVAQGYREDTPDPSIWVKFPLSDESRQRLRAIVGDRPVYLLAWTTTPWTLPGNTALAVHPEAEYALAEVDGEVLIAVSSLIGLAVDDYRLLGTMSGRELVGLRYQPLYDAVAWGTSPLWFDPAQEGRLVPAGDVSSVEKAFTVVAADFVSLSDGTGIVHTAPAFGGEDFQLGKEQGLLFLQPVDAAGRFSGGPWAGRFVKDADDAIMDDLQGRGLLLRREIVRHTYPFCWRCGTPLLYYAKPTWYIKTTAKKDRLVELNRQINWYPEHIKEGRFGNWLENNVDWAVSRERFWGIPLPIWECEACGERDCIGSVAELRGRALEPAKVEALSDLHRPYVDEVLLRCRRCDGAMRRVPEVMDVWFDSGAMPYAQWHYPFENQEEFRRSFPADYICEAVDQTRGWFYTLHALSTLLFDSICFRNVICLELILDEKGEKMSKSRGNVVEPWPVIDAHGADAVRWYMFTASPPWSPRRFSANLVAESLRRFLLTLWNTYAFFVTYANLDGFDPRTAPQGEPSDLDRWVLSELGRLVQRVTEEMEDYNPTDAGRAIGEFVDDLSNWYVRRSRRRFWKSESDDDKLAAHHTLYTCLVTVAKLLAPFTPFVAEAIYQNLVRSLDADAPESVHLCDWPRAEDFPQDEALMAAMRLAMRVTSLGRAARSKAGIRVRQPLPRLAVKLRFPVEREAVLRLAPLVLDELNVKSLEVVDDEAGLEGLTVAADQAGYAVGLDTTITPELKEEGLARELVHRLQNLRKAAGLEISDRIVTYYEGWPELRQLLARHGDYVRQETLSLELVEGPPPEGAYVQEEVLDGRRVRLAVRRTG from the coding sequence ATGAGCCGAGGCCAGCCCCTCTTTCAGCCCGTGTCCAGTCGGGTCAGCTTTCCCCAGCTGGAGCAGGAGATCCTCCGCTTCTGGAAGGAGCGGGACATCTTCCGCAAGAGCGTCGAGGGGCGCCCTGCTGACCGCCAGTTCACTTTTTACGAGGGGCCGCCCTACGCCAACGCCAGCCCCGGCATACACCACGTGCTGGCGCGGGTGTTCAAGGACGTCATCGTCCGCTACAAGACCATGCGCGGCTACCGCGTCCCCCGTCGGGCTGGCTGGGACACCCATGGCCTCCCCGCCGAGCTGGAAGTGGAAAAGCAGTTAGGCATCACCACCAAGGCTGAGATCGAGGAGAAGTACGGCATCGCCGAGTTCAACCGCCGCTGTCGAGAGAACGTGATGCGCTACCTGAAGGAGTGGGAGGCCCTGACGGAGCGCATCGCCTTCTGGCTCGACCTGGAGAACGCCTACGTAACCTACCGCAACGAATACATCGAGAGCTGCTGGTGGATAGTCAAGCAGCTCTGGGAACGGGGCCTGGTCTACCAGGACTATCGCTCGGTGCCCCACTGCCCGCGCTGCGGCACTGCCCTGTCGGACCACGAGGTGGCCCAGGGCTACCGCGAGGACACCCCCGACCCGTCCATATGGGTCAAGTTCCCGCTGTCGGACGAATCGCGGCAGCGGCTGAGGGCCATCGTCGGCGATAGGCCCGTCTACCTTCTCGCCTGGACGACCACCCCCTGGACGCTGCCGGGCAACACCGCCCTGGCCGTCCACCCCGAGGCCGAATACGCCCTGGCCGAGGTGGATGGCGAGGTGCTCATTGCCGTGTCCTCCCTCATCGGCCTGGCGGTGGACGATTACCGGCTGCTGGGCACGATGAGCGGCCGCGAGCTGGTGGGGCTGCGCTACCAGCCCCTCTACGATGCCGTCGCCTGGGGGACGTCCCCTCTCTGGTTCGACCCTGCCCAGGAGGGGCGCCTGGTCCCGGCGGGAGATGTCTCGTCGGTGGAAAAGGCCTTTACGGTGGTGGCGGCCGACTTCGTCTCCCTGAGCGACGGCACCGGCATCGTCCACACGGCGCCTGCCTTCGGGGGCGAGGACTTCCAGCTGGGCAAGGAGCAGGGCCTTCTCTTCCTGCAGCCGGTGGACGCCGCCGGTCGCTTCAGCGGTGGCCCCTGGGCAGGCCGGTTCGTCAAGGACGCCGACGATGCCATCATGGACGACCTGCAGGGTCGCGGGCTGCTGCTGCGGCGCGAGATCGTCCGCCACACCTACCCCTTCTGCTGGCGCTGCGGCACCCCCCTGCTCTACTACGCCAAACCCACCTGGTATATCAAGACCACCGCCAAGAAGGACCGTCTGGTGGAGCTGAACCGGCAGATCAACTGGTACCCGGAGCACATCAAGGAGGGGCGCTTCGGCAACTGGCTGGAGAACAATGTCGACTGGGCCGTGTCGCGGGAGCGCTTCTGGGGCATCCCGCTGCCCATCTGGGAGTGCGAGGCCTGTGGCGAGCGCGACTGCATCGGCTCGGTGGCCGAATTGCGGGGACGGGCGCTGGAGCCAGCGAAGGTCGAGGCCCTCTCCGACCTGCACCGGCCCTACGTGGACGAGGTGCTGCTGCGCTGCCGACGCTGCGACGGGGCCATGCGCCGTGTCCCCGAGGTGATGGACGTCTGGTTCGACTCGGGGGCCATGCCCTACGCCCAGTGGCACTATCCCTTCGAGAACCAGGAGGAGTTCCGGCGCTCCTTTCCCGCCGACTATATCTGCGAGGCGGTGGACCAGACCCGCGGCTGGTTCTACACCCTGCACGCCCTCTCGACCCTGCTCTTTGACTCCATCTGCTTCCGCAACGTCATCTGCCTGGAGCTGATCCTGGACGAAAAGGGCGAGAAGATGAGCAAGTCGCGGGGCAACGTGGTGGAGCCGTGGCCGGTCATCGATGCCCACGGGGCCGATGCCGTCCGCTGGTACATGTTCACTGCCTCGCCTCCCTGGTCGCCACGGCGCTTCTCGGCCAACCTGGTGGCCGAGTCCCTGCGCCGCTTCCTGCTCACCCTCTGGAACACCTACGCCTTCTTCGTCACTTACGCCAATCTGGACGGCTTCGACCCTCGCACCGCTCCCCAGGGCGAGCCCAGCGACCTGGACCGCTGGGTGCTTTCGGAGTTGGGGAGGCTGGTGCAGAGGGTCACCGAGGAGATGGAGGACTACAACCCTACCGATGCCGGCCGGGCCATCGGCGAGTTCGTGGACGACCTGTCCAACTGGTATGTACGCCGCAGCCGCCGTCGCTTCTGGAAGTCCGAGAGCGACGACGATAAGCTGGCGGCCCACCACACCCTCTACACCTGCCTGGTGACGGTGGCCAAGCTGCTGGCGCCCTTCACCCCTTTCGTGGCCGAGGCCATCTACCAGAACCTGGTGCGCTCGCTGGACGCCGACGCCCCCGAAAGCGTGCACCTGTGCGACTGGCCCCGGGCCGAGGACTTCCCTCAGGACGAGGCCCTGATGGCGGCCATGCGCCTGGCCATGCGGGTCACAAGCCTGGGGAGGGCAGCCCGCAGTAAGGCCGGCATCCGCGTGCGCCAGCCTTTGCCCCGCCTGGCGGTGAAGCTGCGCTTCCCGGTGGAGCGGGAGGCAGTGCTGCGCTTGGCCCCCCTGGTGCTGGACGAGCTGAACGTCAAGTCCCTGGAAGTGGTGGACGACGAGGCCGGCCTGGAGGGGCTGACGGTGGCCGCCGACCAGGCCGGCTATGCCGTGGGCCTGGACACCACCATCACCCCCGAGCTCAAGGAGGAGGGCCTGGCCCGCGAGCTGGTGCACCGCCTCCAGAATCTGCGCAAGGCAGCGGGACTGGAGATCTCCGACCGCATAGTCACCTACTACGAGGGCTGGCCCGAGCTTCGACAGCTCCTCGCCCGCCACGGCGACTACGTGCGTCAGGAGACCCTCTCCCTGGAACTGGTGGAAGGCCCGCCGCCCGAGGGTGCCTATGTCCAGGAGGAGGTGCTGGACGGCCGACGCGTCCGCCTGGCCGTCAGGCGCACGGGCTAG
- a CDS encoding PIG-L family deacetylase: protein MAGSDEQVPKRALVVAAHPDDAEFGCAGTAALWSRDGWEFYYLVCTDGSKGSNDPETLTDRLIATRRQEQREAARLLGVKEVFFLDYVDGEVTYSRELVRDIVRYIRLIRPDAVFTHEPGQIIANRAINHPDHRAVGEATLDAVYPMARTRPAYPELVAEGLEPHRVSDVYLWSSGDPNFSVDITDVLELKVQALLCHRSQIREPERLLENLRQRLRGEDGRYHERFRHIQLAF, encoded by the coding sequence ATGGCAGGCAGCGATGAGCAGGTGCCCAAGCGGGCGCTGGTGGTAGCCGCCCACCCCGACGACGCCGAGTTCGGCTGCGCCGGCACGGCCGCACTCTGGTCTCGCGACGGCTGGGAGTTCTACTACCTGGTCTGCACCGACGGCTCCAAAGGCTCCAACGACCCCGAGACCCTCACCGACCGCCTCATCGCCACCCGTCGCCAGGAGCAGCGGGAGGCGGCCAGGCTGCTGGGCGTGAAGGAGGTCTTCTTCCTGGACTATGTGGACGGCGAGGTGACCTATTCGCGGGAGCTGGTGCGGGACATCGTGCGCTATATCCGCCTCATCCGTCCCGATGCCGTGTTCACCCATGAGCCGGGCCAGATCATCGCCAACCGGGCCATCAACCACCCTGACCATCGGGCGGTAGGGGAGGCGACCCTGGATGCTGTCTACCCTATGGCCCGCACCCGACCCGCCTATCCGGAGCTGGTAGCGGAGGGGCTGGAGCCTCACCGCGTGAGCGACGTCTATCTGTGGAGCAGCGGCGACCCCAACTTCTCGGTGGACATCACGGACGTGCTGGAGCTGAAGGTCCAGGCCCTACTCTGCCACCGCAGCCAGATCCGCGAGCCGGAGCGGCTGCTGGAGAACCTGCGCCAACGCCTGCGCGGCGAGGACGGCCGCTACCACGAGCGGTTCCGTCACATCCAGCTCGCCTTCTAG
- a CDS encoding antibiotic biosynthesis monooxygenase produces MAYIRVSLMRPMTGHEAEVESLNRELVAYYRRFPGCLAAYFVQAADGSGELGRVSIWEREEDADRAANDDHSLALRSRLHLLIQPGHQDRSFQAQAP; encoded by the coding sequence ATGGCCTACATACGGGTGTCCCTCATGCGCCCCATGACGGGGCACGAGGCAGAGGTCGAGAGCCTCAACCGCGAGTTGGTGGCCTATTACCGTCGCTTTCCCGGCTGCCTGGCAGCCTATTTCGTTCAGGCGGCAGATGGCTCCGGGGAGCTGGGACGGGTCTCCATCTGGGAGCGGGAAGAGGACGCCGACCGCGCCGCCAACGACGACCACTCCCTGGCCCTGCGGTCTCGTCTGCACCTCCTCATCCAGCCCGGGCACCAGGACCGCTCCTTTCAGGCCCAAGCGCCTTGA
- the rpsU gene encoding 30S ribosomal protein S21: MAEVIIGPNESIDQALKRFNKLVQQLGILAEARRREHYEPPSVKRKKKAAAKLRKSIKNSQRALRG; the protein is encoded by the coding sequence GTGGCAGAAGTCATCATCGGCCCTAACGAGTCCATCGACCAGGCCCTCAAGCGGTTCAACAAGCTGGTCCAACAGCTAGGGATCCTGGCCGAGGCCCGCCGGCGCGAGCATTACGAGCCCCCCAGCGTCAAGCGCAAGAAGAAGGCAGCCGCCAAGCTCCGCAAGAGCATCAAGAACTCCCAGCGCGCCCTTCGGGGTTGA
- a CDS encoding GatB/YqeY domain-containing protein yields the protein MSSLKERLAEDLKEAIRQRDEARKTAIRMVTWAVKNAEVEKGRPLDDAEVIAIIQREARRHRESIEEFRKGNRLDLVEKEEAELAVLQSYLPPPMSREEVAEAARAAIAEVGARGPADKGKVMPLLIQRLAGRAEGRLISQVVDELLSGRSS from the coding sequence GTGTCCTCTCTCAAAGAGAGGCTAGCTGAAGACCTTAAAGAGGCCATCCGCCAGCGCGACGAGGCCCGCAAGACGGCCATTCGCATGGTCACCTGGGCCGTCAAGAATGCCGAGGTGGAGAAGGGGCGCCCCCTGGACGACGCCGAGGTCATAGCCATCATCCAGCGAGAGGCCCGGCGTCACCGCGAGAGCATCGAGGAGTTCCGCAAGGGCAACCGCCTCGACCTGGTGGAGAAGGAGGAGGCCGAGTTGGCCGTCCTCCAGTCCTACCTTCCTCCGCCCATGTCCCGGGAGGAGGTGGCCGAAGCTGCCCGCGCCGCCATCGCCGAGGTGGGGGCGAGGGGGCCTGCCGACAAGGGCAAGGTGATGCCCCTCCTCATTCAGCGGCTGGCCGGCCGTGCCGAGGGACGCCTCATAAGCCAGGTAGTGGACGAGCTCCTCTCAGGCCGCTCTTCCTAG